The following coding sequences lie in one Lolium perenne isolate Kyuss_39 chromosome 2, Kyuss_2.0, whole genome shotgun sequence genomic window:
- the LOC127335592 gene encoding inositol phosphorylceramide glucuronosyltransferase 1 — translation MGSRPLLAALVAAALLAGALAATEEAYVTLLYGDEFVLGVRVLGKSIRDTGTSRDMVVLVSDGVSEYSRDLLQADGWIVKHITLLANPNQVRPTRFWGVYTKLKIFNMTDYKKVVYLDADTIVVKSIEDVFKCGKFCGNLKHSERMNSGVMVVEPSETLFKDMMDKVDRLPSYTGGDQGFLNSYYADFANSRVYEPDSPLTPEPETQRLSTLYNADVGLYMLANKWMVDAKELRVIHYTLGPLKPWDWWTAWLVKPVEIWQDIRQKLEESLPGTGGGRNPHDQLVVKFLFIIPFCLLLFGYYQSCFQNNKEFLSVQSLCAFARRGRHKYKSEEALPSYSAVGVSSSTFSNSNQRFANGPYLKLPSYFGVIAVLVCFMSAGVSLAFAFTIIPRQIMPWTGLLLMVEWTFVAFFLLFGSYLRFVYRWGSISANHVGYSNSDSSENRAGTGHQRNMSDCDVEVTFYWAGMAVIAIATVFSPTILGITALFTKLGLMVVGGVVLASFMTYASEHLAISAFYKGQKDRSGSRTRRICFLCL, via the exons ATGGGATCGCGGCCCCTCCTGGCGGCCCTCGTCGCGGCGGCGCTGCTGGCCGGGGCGCTGGCCGCGACGGAGGAGGCCTACGTCACGCTGCTCTACGGCGACGAGTTCGTCCTCGGCGTGCGTGTTCTTGGCAAGTCCATCCGCGACACCGGCACGAGCCGCGACATGGTCGTGCTCGTCTCCGACGGCGTCTCCGAGTACTCGCGGGATCTCCTCCAG GCTGATGGTTGGATCGTGAAGCATATAACTTTACTGGCTAACCCTAACCAAGTGAGACCAACGAGGTTTTGGGGTGTCTATACAAAGCTTAAGATATTCAACATGACAGACTACAAAAAAG TTGTGTATCTTGATGCAGACACTATAGTTGTAAAAAGTATCGAGGATGTTTTCAAGTGTGGGAAGTTCTGTGGGAACTTGAAGCACTCAGAAAGAATGAATTCCGGAGTGATGGTTGTAGAGCCATCTGAAACTCTTTTCAAGGATATGATGGACAAAGTAGACCGGTTGCCTTCCTACACTGGAG GGGACCAAGGCTTCCTTAATTCATATTATGCTGATTTTGCTAACTCCCGTGTGTATGAGCCAGACTCACCTTTAACACCAGAACCTGAGACACAACGCCTTTCTACCTTGTATAATGCTGATGTTGGACTTTACATGCTTGCCAACAAG TGGATGGTCGATGCGAAGGAACTTAGAGTTATTCACTACACACTAGGTCCTCTTAAACCCTGGGACTGGTGGACAGCTTGGCTCGTAAAACCTGTGGAAATATGGCAG GATATTAGGCAAAAACTTGAAGAATCTCTTCCGGGAACTGGTGGGGGAAGGAACCCTCATGACCAACTGGTGGTCAAATTTTTATTCATTATTCCCTTCTGCCTGCTGTTATTTGGTTATTACCAATCGTGTTTTCAG AACAATAAGGAGTTTCTAAGTGTGCAGTCTTTATGTGCATTTGCTAGAAGAGGCCGTCACAAATACAAGTCTGAAGAGGCACTTCCATCTTATTcagctgttggtgtttcatcaTCTACATTTTCTAATTCAAATCAAAGA TTCGCAAATGGGCCATATTTGAAGCTGCCTTCTTATTTCGGGGTGATTGCTGTGCTAGTCTGTTTTATGTCTGCTGGTGTCTCTCTTGCCTTTGCTTTCACCATCATTCCACGACAAATTATGCCATGGACAGGCTTGCTACTGATGGTTGAGTGGACCTTTGTGGCATTCTTCTTACTGTTTGGTAGCTATCTCCGCTTTGTCTATCGATGGGGAAGTATTAGTGCAAATCATGTGGGATATAGCAATTCTGATTCATCAGAGAATCGTGCCGGTACAG GCCATCAGCGCAATATGTCTGACTGTGATGTGGAGGTGACATTTTACTGGGCAGGGATGGCAGTCATAGCTATTGCTACTGTATTTTCACCAACTATCTTGGGCATAACTGCGTTATTTACAAA GCTAGGGTTGAtggttgttggtggtgtcgtgctgGCATCTTTTATGACATATGCTTCGGAGCATCTTGCTATCTCAGCCTTCTACAAGGGTCAGAAAGATAGGAGTGGGTCGAGAACTAGAAGAATTTGTTTTCTGTGTTTGTAG
- the LOC127335593 gene encoding protein root UVB sensitive 2, chloroplastic yields MNILERIRGGGGGDKTTALEMPRKLESWVEISESVSRLCTFDAGHGGGGGGISVKVIQDNRLVHDKLVDSFLNKFFPSGYPYSVNEGYLTYTKFRALQHFSSAMLHVLSTQSLLFAAGLRPTPAQATAVSWILKDGMQHAGKLICSGMGARMDSEPKSWRIFADVLYDFGTALDFISPLCPQLFLEVAGLGNFAKGMAVVAARATRLPIYSSFAKEGNLSDLFAKGEAISTLFNVMGIGAGIGLSSTVCSTTQGKLIVGPLLSAVHIWGVVQEMRATPINTLNPQRTAMVVADFIKSGKVSSPAELRYREDLLFPNRLIEEAGSVKVGQPLRRVLSPGRVEQLRASFPEEKFLLCPKGDKTYMVLEQSATGEDALRGWLVAGFASEMERSGAGSRDAVLNDAYQKMESVFPLFVSEVKSRGWYTGQFLDGNHSRIAYAKSE; encoded by the exons ATGAACATACTC GAGAGgatacgcggcggcggcggcggcgacaagACGACCGCGCTGGAGATGCCCCGGAAGCTCGAGTCCTGGGTGGAGATTTCCGAGTCCGTCTCGCGGCTCTGCACCTTCGACGCCGGAcacgggggcggcggcggcggcatatcT GTAAAAGTTATCCAGGATAACAGACTGGTACATGATAAGTTGGTTGATTCTTTCTTGAACAAATTCTTTCCATCAGGCTATCCATACAG TGTAAACGAGGGCTACCTAACATATACCAAATTCCGAGCACTCCAGCATTTTTCTAGTGCTATGCTGCATGTGTTATCAACCCAG TCTTTGTTATTTGCTGCAGGTCTACGACCTACCCCTGCGCAAGCAACTGCCGTAAGTTGG ATTCTAAAAGATGGAATGCAGCACGCAGGAAAACTCATCTGTAGCGGCATGGGGGCAAGAATGGATTCAGAGCCAAAGAGTTGGAGGATATTTG CTGATGTTCTCTATGATTTTGGTACTGCCTTGGACTTCATTTCACCATTGTGTCCACAACTTTTTCTTGAAGTAGCAGGCTTGGGAAATTTCGCAAAG GGAATGGCTGTTGTTGCAGCCAGAGCGACAAGGCTACCAATATATTCGTCTTTTGCCAAAGAAGGTAACCTGAGCGACTTGTTTGCTAAAGGGGAGGCCATTTCGACACTTTTCAATGTTATGGGCATAGGAGCTGGCATTGGTCTATCATCTACTGTTTGTTCAACAACTCAAGGGAAG CTAATTGTTGGCCCATTGCTTTCTGCTGTACATATATGGGGAGTAGTGCAAGAGATGAGGGCCACTCCTATAAACACACTTAACCCACAAAGAACAGCAATGGTGGTGGCTGATTTTATCAAG AGTGGAAAGGTTTCAAGCCCAGCTGAGCTAAGATACAGAGAAGACCTCCTGTTCCCAAACCGGCTAATAGAAGAAGCGGGAAGCGTGAAAGTCGGGCAACCACTTCGCAGGGTTCTGAGCCCAGGACGCGTGGAACAGCTGAGAGCTTCTTTCCCTGAGGAGAAGTTTTTGCTCTGCCCAAAGGGTGACAAGACGTACATGGTCCTGGAGCAGAGCGCGACCGGGGAGGACGCGCTCCGGGGATGGCTGGTCGCTGGCTTCGCTTCGGAGATGGAGAGATCAGGCGCTGGATCGCGCGATGCTGTCCTGAACGATGCCTATCAGAAGATGGAGAGCGTGTTCCCCCTGTTCGTGTCGGAGGTTAAGAGCAGGGGCTGGTACACGGGCCAGTTCTTGGATGGAAACCACAGCCGAATCGCGTACGCGAAATCGGAATAG